In the genome of Calliopsis andreniformis isolate RMS-2024a chromosome 10, iyCalAndr_principal, whole genome shotgun sequence, one region contains:
- the Miro gene encoding mitochondrial Rho GTPase isoform X7 — MVQRPVAPKRNVRILLIGDRGVGKTSLILSLVSEEYAEDVPFKAEEITIPADVTPEQVPTHIVDYSAAEQTEDQLTDEIQKAHVICVVYSVVDEDTLDRAATYWLPLIRRCSSNNRCPIVLVGNKIDLVDYSTIEAVYPIMKEFTEIESCIECSAKTLQNVSETFYYAQKAVLHPTTPLYNYDTQELTEECKIALQRIFKTCDLDNDGLLNDMELNAFQQWCFNTPLQPQVLEDVKAVLSKNIQDGICNGCVTMKGFMYLQCLFIQRGRNETTWAVLRKFGYDNELQMSKEYIHPPLKVPAGCTTELSHKGQEFLTLLFMQHDRDRDGALSPSEMESLFSRCLAPPWGNEYKYTVPTNEKGWITFQGYMCQWALLTLTNVRKTLEYMAYLGYNMYNNECQTNAILVTREKKLDLAKKQSSRNVYTCHVIGPKCSGKTTLCRTFIDPKLEKLTDEMVPSNSHVTVNTVHVYGQEKTIILRDINIHKVQDALTPAQIQCDAAALVYDASNPKSFEYIARIYIKYFADSKIPVLIVANKSDLSEVKQEYLLQPVSFCNKYKLMPPQPYSISRTVRREIFVKLATMAAFPRFQGAWVLFYRDRHINQFGLMQGDSIVWWKAGLGIAVATVAGFVVMRVLNTEKR; from the exons ATGGTGCAACGTCCAGTCGCGCCTAAGCGCAACGTCAGAATTCTGTTGATCGGTGACCGCGGGGTCGGCAAGACTTCTTTGATACTGTCGTTGGTGAGCGAAGAGTATGCAGAGGATGTGCCTTTCAAGGCCGAGGAAATCACGATACCGGCGGATGTTACGCCTGAGCAGGTGCCCACACACATTGTTGATTACTCAG CTGCAGAACAAACCGAGGATCAGTTGACTGATGAGATTCAAAAGGCGCATGTAATTTGTGTTGTATATTCTGTGGTTGACGAGGACACGTTAGACAGAGCAGCTACTTATTGGTTACCATTGATCAGACGATGCTCATCTAATAATCGTTGTCCAATTGTTCTTGTGGGAAATAAGATTGACCTTGTTGATTATTCTACTATCGAG GCTGTATATCCTATAATGAAGGAGTTCACTGAAATTGAAAGTTGTATCGAG TGTTCCGCCAAAACATTACAAAATGTTTCAGAAACATTTTATTATGCACAAAAAGCTGTTTTACATCCTACGACTCCATTATATAATTATGATACTCAGGAG CTTACAGAAGAATGTAAAATTGCACTGCAAAGAATTTTTAAA ACATGTGATTTGGATAACGATGGCTTATTAAATGATATGGAGCTAAATGCATTTCAGCAATGGTGCTTTAACactccattgcaaccacaagttTTGGAAGATGTAAAGGCTGTATTATCAAAAAATATTCAAGATGGCATTTGCAATGGATGTGTTACTATGAAAG GTTTTATGTATCTTCAATGTTTATTTATACAACGAGGGAGGAATGAGACTACTTGGGCTGTTCTGAGAAAATTTGGCTATGACAATGAATTGCAGATGTCCAAGGAATATATACATCCACC ATTAAAGGTGCCTGCTGGTTGCACAACTGAATTGTCTCATAAGGGTCAAGAATTTTTAACATTGTTGTTCATGCAACATGATCGAGATAGAGATGGTGCTCTCTCACCATCGGAAATGGAATCATTATTTTCAAGGTGTTTGGCACCACCTTGGGGCAATGAATACAAGTACACAGTACCAACCAATGAAAAG GGTTGGATCACATTTCAAGGCTACATGTGTCAATGGGCACTATTAACTCTTACAAATGTACGGAAAACGTTAGAGTATATGGCATACCTAggttataatatgtataataatgAATGTCAAACAAACGCAATACTAGTCACACGCGAAAAAAAGCTAGATTTGGCAAAGAAACAATCAAGTAGAAATGTTTATACTTGTCACGTAATTGGACCGAAATGTAGTGGGAAAACAACATTGTGTAGAACGTTTATTGATCCCAAACTCGAG AAATTAACTGATGAAATGGTTCCATCAAATTCACATGTAACTGTAAACACAGTACATGTGTATGGTCAAGAAAAGACAATAATTTTGCGAGATATAAATATTCACAAAGTTCAAGATGCTTTAACACCCGCACAAATTCAGTGTGACGCAGCAGCTCTAGTTTACGACGCTAGTAATCCTAAGTCGTTTGAATATATCGCACGAATTTATATT AAATATTTTGCAGATAGTAAAATTCCTGTTCTGATAGTAGCAAATAAGAGTGATTTGTCTGAGGtgaaacaggaatacttgcttcAACCAGTAAGTTTTTGCAATAAGTACAAACTGATGCCACCACAACCATATAGCATTTCTCGTACAGTACGACGTGAGATCTTCGTAAAGCTAGCAACAATGGCAGCTTTCCC CCGCTTTCAAGGAGCATGGGTATTATTTTACAGAGACAG ACATATAAATCAATTTGGACTGATGCAAGGAGATTCAATCGTCTGGTGGAAAGCTGGTCTTGGAATTGCAGTTGCCACAGTCGCGGGCTTCGTGGTGATGCGTGTCTTAAATACAGAGAAAAGATAG
- the Miro gene encoding mitochondrial Rho GTPase isoform X1 produces the protein MVQRPVAPKRNVRILLIGDRGVGKTSLILSLVSEEYAEDVPFKAEEITIPADVTPEQVPTHIVDYSAAEQTEDQLTDEIQKAHVICVVYSVVDEDTLDRAATYWLPLIRRCSSNNRCPIVLVGNKIDLVDYSTIEAVYPIMKEFTEIESCIECSAKTLQNVSETFYYAQKAVLHPTTPLYNYDTQELTEECKIALQRIFKTCDLDNDGLLNDMELNAFQQWCFNTPLQPQVLEDVKAVLSKNIQDGICNGCVTMKGFMYLQCLFIQRGRNETTWAVLRKFGYDNELQMSKEYIHPPLKVPAGCTTELSHKGQEFLTLLFMQHDRDRDGALSPSEMESLFSRCLAPPWGNEYKYTVPTNEKGWITFQGYMCQWALLTLTNVRKTLEYMAYLGYNMYNNECQTNAILVTREKKLDLAKKQSSRNVYTCHVIGPKCSGKTTLCRTFIDPKLEVYARKLTDEMVPSNSHVTVNTVHVYGQEKTIILRDINIHKVQDALTPAQIQCDAAALVYDASNPKSFEYIARIYIKYFADSKIPVLIVANKSDLSEVKQEYLLQPVSFCNKYKLMPPQPYSISRTVRREIFVKLATMAAFPRFQGAWVLFYRDSRLRRMVHMLLDKPSPTQWWSSFTRFLHINQFGLMQGDSIVWWKAGLGIAVATVAGFVVMRVLNTEKR, from the exons ATGGTGCAACGTCCAGTCGCGCCTAAGCGCAACGTCAGAATTCTGTTGATCGGTGACCGCGGGGTCGGCAAGACTTCTTTGATACTGTCGTTGGTGAGCGAAGAGTATGCAGAGGATGTGCCTTTCAAGGCCGAGGAAATCACGATACCGGCGGATGTTACGCCTGAGCAGGTGCCCACACACATTGTTGATTACTCAG CTGCAGAACAAACCGAGGATCAGTTGACTGATGAGATTCAAAAGGCGCATGTAATTTGTGTTGTATATTCTGTGGTTGACGAGGACACGTTAGACAGAGCAGCTACTTATTGGTTACCATTGATCAGACGATGCTCATCTAATAATCGTTGTCCAATTGTTCTTGTGGGAAATAAGATTGACCTTGTTGATTATTCTACTATCGAG GCTGTATATCCTATAATGAAGGAGTTCACTGAAATTGAAAGTTGTATCGAG TGTTCCGCCAAAACATTACAAAATGTTTCAGAAACATTTTATTATGCACAAAAAGCTGTTTTACATCCTACGACTCCATTATATAATTATGATACTCAGGAG CTTACAGAAGAATGTAAAATTGCACTGCAAAGAATTTTTAAA ACATGTGATTTGGATAACGATGGCTTATTAAATGATATGGAGCTAAATGCATTTCAGCAATGGTGCTTTAACactccattgcaaccacaagttTTGGAAGATGTAAAGGCTGTATTATCAAAAAATATTCAAGATGGCATTTGCAATGGATGTGTTACTATGAAAG GTTTTATGTATCTTCAATGTTTATTTATACAACGAGGGAGGAATGAGACTACTTGGGCTGTTCTGAGAAAATTTGGCTATGACAATGAATTGCAGATGTCCAAGGAATATATACATCCACC ATTAAAGGTGCCTGCTGGTTGCACAACTGAATTGTCTCATAAGGGTCAAGAATTTTTAACATTGTTGTTCATGCAACATGATCGAGATAGAGATGGTGCTCTCTCACCATCGGAAATGGAATCATTATTTTCAAGGTGTTTGGCACCACCTTGGGGCAATGAATACAAGTACACAGTACCAACCAATGAAAAG GGTTGGATCACATTTCAAGGCTACATGTGTCAATGGGCACTATTAACTCTTACAAATGTACGGAAAACGTTAGAGTATATGGCATACCTAggttataatatgtataataatgAATGTCAAACAAACGCAATACTAGTCACACGCGAAAAAAAGCTAGATTTGGCAAAGAAACAATCAAGTAGAAATGTTTATACTTGTCACGTAATTGGACCGAAATGTAGTGGGAAAACAACATTGTGTAGAACGTTTATTGATCCCAAACTCGAGGTATATGCACGT AAATTAACTGATGAAATGGTTCCATCAAATTCACATGTAACTGTAAACACAGTACATGTGTATGGTCAAGAAAAGACAATAATTTTGCGAGATATAAATATTCACAAAGTTCAAGATGCTTTAACACCCGCACAAATTCAGTGTGACGCAGCAGCTCTAGTTTACGACGCTAGTAATCCTAAGTCGTTTGAATATATCGCACGAATTTATATT AAATATTTTGCAGATAGTAAAATTCCTGTTCTGATAGTAGCAAATAAGAGTGATTTGTCTGAGGtgaaacaggaatacttgcttcAACCAGTAAGTTTTTGCAATAAGTACAAACTGATGCCACCACAACCATATAGCATTTCTCGTACAGTACGACGTGAGATCTTCGTAAAGCTAGCAACAATGGCAGCTTTCCC CCGCTTTCAAGGAGCATGGGTATTATTTTACAGAGACAG TCGTTTGAGGCGTATGGTCCACATGTTGCTTGACAAACCCTCTCCCACTCAATGGTGGAGTTCATTTACAAGGTTTTT ACATATAAATCAATTTGGACTGATGCAAGGAGATTCAATCGTCTGGTGGAAAGCTGGTCTTGGAATTGCAGTTGCCACAGTCGCGGGCTTCGTGGTGATGCGTGTCTTAAATACAGAGAAAAGATAG
- the Miro gene encoding mitochondrial Rho GTPase isoform X9, which translates to MVQRPVAPKRNVRILLIGDRGVGKTSLILSLVSEEYAEDVPFKAEEITIPADVTPEQVPTHIVDYSAAEQTEDQLTDEIQKAHVICVVYSVVDEDTLDRAATYWLPLIRRCSSNNRCPIVLVGNKIDLVDYSTIEAVYPIMKEFTEIESCIECSAKTLQNVSETFYYAQKAVLHPTTPLYNYDTQELTEECKIALQRIFKTCDLDNDGLLNDMELNAFQQWCFNTPLQPQVLEDVKAVLSKNIQDGICNGCVTMKGFMYLQCLFIQRGRNETTWAVLRKFGYDNELQMSKEYIHPPLKVPAGCTTELSHKGQEFLTLLFMQHDRDRDGALSPSEMESLFSRCLAPPWGNEYKYTVPTNEKGWITFQGYMCQWALLTLTNVRKTLEYMAYLGYNMYNNECQTNAILVTREKKLDLAKKQSSRNVYTCHVIGPKCSGKTTLCRTFIDPKLEKLTDEMVPSNSHVTVNTVHVYGQEKTIILRDINIHKVQDALTPAQIQCDAAALVYDASNPKSFEYIARIYIKYFADSKIPVLIVANKSDLSEVKQEYLLQPVSFCNKYKLMPPQPYSISRTVRREIFVKLATMAAFPHINQFGLMQGDSIVWWKAGLGIAVATVAGFVVMRVLNTEKR; encoded by the exons ATGGTGCAACGTCCAGTCGCGCCTAAGCGCAACGTCAGAATTCTGTTGATCGGTGACCGCGGGGTCGGCAAGACTTCTTTGATACTGTCGTTGGTGAGCGAAGAGTATGCAGAGGATGTGCCTTTCAAGGCCGAGGAAATCACGATACCGGCGGATGTTACGCCTGAGCAGGTGCCCACACACATTGTTGATTACTCAG CTGCAGAACAAACCGAGGATCAGTTGACTGATGAGATTCAAAAGGCGCATGTAATTTGTGTTGTATATTCTGTGGTTGACGAGGACACGTTAGACAGAGCAGCTACTTATTGGTTACCATTGATCAGACGATGCTCATCTAATAATCGTTGTCCAATTGTTCTTGTGGGAAATAAGATTGACCTTGTTGATTATTCTACTATCGAG GCTGTATATCCTATAATGAAGGAGTTCACTGAAATTGAAAGTTGTATCGAG TGTTCCGCCAAAACATTACAAAATGTTTCAGAAACATTTTATTATGCACAAAAAGCTGTTTTACATCCTACGACTCCATTATATAATTATGATACTCAGGAG CTTACAGAAGAATGTAAAATTGCACTGCAAAGAATTTTTAAA ACATGTGATTTGGATAACGATGGCTTATTAAATGATATGGAGCTAAATGCATTTCAGCAATGGTGCTTTAACactccattgcaaccacaagttTTGGAAGATGTAAAGGCTGTATTATCAAAAAATATTCAAGATGGCATTTGCAATGGATGTGTTACTATGAAAG GTTTTATGTATCTTCAATGTTTATTTATACAACGAGGGAGGAATGAGACTACTTGGGCTGTTCTGAGAAAATTTGGCTATGACAATGAATTGCAGATGTCCAAGGAATATATACATCCACC ATTAAAGGTGCCTGCTGGTTGCACAACTGAATTGTCTCATAAGGGTCAAGAATTTTTAACATTGTTGTTCATGCAACATGATCGAGATAGAGATGGTGCTCTCTCACCATCGGAAATGGAATCATTATTTTCAAGGTGTTTGGCACCACCTTGGGGCAATGAATACAAGTACACAGTACCAACCAATGAAAAG GGTTGGATCACATTTCAAGGCTACATGTGTCAATGGGCACTATTAACTCTTACAAATGTACGGAAAACGTTAGAGTATATGGCATACCTAggttataatatgtataataatgAATGTCAAACAAACGCAATACTAGTCACACGCGAAAAAAAGCTAGATTTGGCAAAGAAACAATCAAGTAGAAATGTTTATACTTGTCACGTAATTGGACCGAAATGTAGTGGGAAAACAACATTGTGTAGAACGTTTATTGATCCCAAACTCGAG AAATTAACTGATGAAATGGTTCCATCAAATTCACATGTAACTGTAAACACAGTACATGTGTATGGTCAAGAAAAGACAATAATTTTGCGAGATATAAATATTCACAAAGTTCAAGATGCTTTAACACCCGCACAAATTCAGTGTGACGCAGCAGCTCTAGTTTACGACGCTAGTAATCCTAAGTCGTTTGAATATATCGCACGAATTTATATT AAATATTTTGCAGATAGTAAAATTCCTGTTCTGATAGTAGCAAATAAGAGTGATTTGTCTGAGGtgaaacaggaatacttgcttcAACCAGTAAGTTTTTGCAATAAGTACAAACTGATGCCACCACAACCATATAGCATTTCTCGTACAGTACGACGTGAGATCTTCGTAAAGCTAGCAACAATGGCAGCTTTCCC ACATATAAATCAATTTGGACTGATGCAAGGAGATTCAATCGTCTGGTGGAAAGCTGGTCTTGGAATTGCAGTTGCCACAGTCGCGGGCTTCGTGGTGATGCGTGTCTTAAATACAGAGAAAAGATAG
- the Miro gene encoding mitochondrial Rho GTPase isoform X5: MVQRPVAPKRNVRILLIGDRGVGKTSLILSLVSEEYAEDVPFKAEEITIPADVTPEQVPTHIVDYSAAEQTEDQLTDEIQKAHVICVVYSVVDEDTLDRAATYWLPLIRRCSSNNRCPIVLVGNKIDLVDYSTIEEFTEIESCIECSAKTLQNVSETFYYAQKAVLHPTTPLYNYDTQELTEECKIALQRIFKTCDLDNDGLLNDMELNAFQQWCFNTPLQPQVLEDVKAVLSKNIQDGICNGCVTMKGFMYLQCLFIQRGRNETTWAVLRKFGYDNELQMSKEYIHPPLKVPAGCTTELSHKGQEFLTLLFMQHDRDRDGALSPSEMESLFSRCLAPPWGNEYKYTVPTNEKGWITFQGYMCQWALLTLTNVRKTLEYMAYLGYNMYNNECQTNAILVTREKKLDLAKKQSSRNVYTCHVIGPKCSGKTTLCRTFIDPKLEVYARKLTDEMVPSNSHVTVNTVHVYGQEKTIILRDINIHKVQDALTPAQIQCDAAALVYDASNPKSFEYIARIYIKYFADSKIPVLIVANKSDLSEVKQEYLLQPVSFCNKYKLMPPQPYSISRTVRREIFVKLATMAAFPRFQGAWVLFYRDSRLRRMVHMLLDKPSPTQWWSSFTRFLHINQFGLMQGDSIVWWKAGLGIAVATVAGFVVMRVLNTEKR; encoded by the exons ATGGTGCAACGTCCAGTCGCGCCTAAGCGCAACGTCAGAATTCTGTTGATCGGTGACCGCGGGGTCGGCAAGACTTCTTTGATACTGTCGTTGGTGAGCGAAGAGTATGCAGAGGATGTGCCTTTCAAGGCCGAGGAAATCACGATACCGGCGGATGTTACGCCTGAGCAGGTGCCCACACACATTGTTGATTACTCAG CTGCAGAACAAACCGAGGATCAGTTGACTGATGAGATTCAAAAGGCGCATGTAATTTGTGTTGTATATTCTGTGGTTGACGAGGACACGTTAGACAGAGCAGCTACTTATTGGTTACCATTGATCAGACGATGCTCATCTAATAATCGTTGTCCAATTGTTCTTGTGGGAAATAAGATTGACCTTGTTGATTATTCTACTATCGAG GAGTTCACTGAAATTGAAAGTTGTATCGAG TGTTCCGCCAAAACATTACAAAATGTTTCAGAAACATTTTATTATGCACAAAAAGCTGTTTTACATCCTACGACTCCATTATATAATTATGATACTCAGGAG CTTACAGAAGAATGTAAAATTGCACTGCAAAGAATTTTTAAA ACATGTGATTTGGATAACGATGGCTTATTAAATGATATGGAGCTAAATGCATTTCAGCAATGGTGCTTTAACactccattgcaaccacaagttTTGGAAGATGTAAAGGCTGTATTATCAAAAAATATTCAAGATGGCATTTGCAATGGATGTGTTACTATGAAAG GTTTTATGTATCTTCAATGTTTATTTATACAACGAGGGAGGAATGAGACTACTTGGGCTGTTCTGAGAAAATTTGGCTATGACAATGAATTGCAGATGTCCAAGGAATATATACATCCACC ATTAAAGGTGCCTGCTGGTTGCACAACTGAATTGTCTCATAAGGGTCAAGAATTTTTAACATTGTTGTTCATGCAACATGATCGAGATAGAGATGGTGCTCTCTCACCATCGGAAATGGAATCATTATTTTCAAGGTGTTTGGCACCACCTTGGGGCAATGAATACAAGTACACAGTACCAACCAATGAAAAG GGTTGGATCACATTTCAAGGCTACATGTGTCAATGGGCACTATTAACTCTTACAAATGTACGGAAAACGTTAGAGTATATGGCATACCTAggttataatatgtataataatgAATGTCAAACAAACGCAATACTAGTCACACGCGAAAAAAAGCTAGATTTGGCAAAGAAACAATCAAGTAGAAATGTTTATACTTGTCACGTAATTGGACCGAAATGTAGTGGGAAAACAACATTGTGTAGAACGTTTATTGATCCCAAACTCGAGGTATATGCACGT AAATTAACTGATGAAATGGTTCCATCAAATTCACATGTAACTGTAAACACAGTACATGTGTATGGTCAAGAAAAGACAATAATTTTGCGAGATATAAATATTCACAAAGTTCAAGATGCTTTAACACCCGCACAAATTCAGTGTGACGCAGCAGCTCTAGTTTACGACGCTAGTAATCCTAAGTCGTTTGAATATATCGCACGAATTTATATT AAATATTTTGCAGATAGTAAAATTCCTGTTCTGATAGTAGCAAATAAGAGTGATTTGTCTGAGGtgaaacaggaatacttgcttcAACCAGTAAGTTTTTGCAATAAGTACAAACTGATGCCACCACAACCATATAGCATTTCTCGTACAGTACGACGTGAGATCTTCGTAAAGCTAGCAACAATGGCAGCTTTCCC CCGCTTTCAAGGAGCATGGGTATTATTTTACAGAGACAG TCGTTTGAGGCGTATGGTCCACATGTTGCTTGACAAACCCTCTCCCACTCAATGGTGGAGTTCATTTACAAGGTTTTT ACATATAAATCAATTTGGACTGATGCAAGGAGATTCAATCGTCTGGTGGAAAGCTGGTCTTGGAATTGCAGTTGCCACAGTCGCGGGCTTCGTGGTGATGCGTGTCTTAAATACAGAGAAAAGATAG